In the Cylindrospermopsis raciborskii Cr2010 genome, GATATAGGAACTGACGAATCACACCATTGAGCATGGGACCACGCCAAACAACTGGCTGATCCCGGTCTATTAAAAAGCCCATGGATACTAACTTCACACCGTAATTAAAAGCTGGTTCCAGGATTTCCCCGTTCTCTGAGGAGCGCACGGCAATTTCTGCATCTGCTAAACCTAACATAGTTGGGTCATTAGGACCGTAAATGTCAGCATCTAATAAACCCACTTTAGAACCTGCTTGTGCTAAAGCCACAGCCACATTGACAGCTATAGTGCTTTTACCAACTCCACCTTTACCACTAGAAACAGCAATTATATTTTTTACTCCCTGGATACCAGTCCTGTCCGGTAGAGATTTCTGTTGGGGTATTTCCGCTGTTACCTCGACTGTTATATCTGTAACACCTGGTAAATTACGAATAGCTTTTTTACAATCTTCTACAATAAATTCTCGTAATGGGCAAGCGGGAGTAGTCAAGACTAAAGTAAAGCTAACTTTGCCACCATCAATTTTTACGTTGCGAATCATATTTAGTTCCACCAAACTTTTGCGAAGTTCTGGGTCTTCTACTGGACGCAACACTTCCAGCACTGACTGGGAATTGAGGAGATTGGACATAAATACCCGCCTTAATCAAATTTAAAAGACTTTAATTTTTACTAATTTAAATCTTAACCTTCTGTGGTTAATAGTTAAACATTAGATCCCTGGGACATTTCCGCTGCTTCTACTAAACAGCGTGCCACCCGATCTATATATGAACCAAACAATGACCAAATTATCGGGGATAACCAACCACGTAAGTCCACTGAATAGGATAAATAACTACCACAGAGAGTAGACTCTATTTGATAAGTTACTCTTTCTTCTATACCAGGAACTGCCAAAATACGAACGCTTAGCAGTTGTTTAGGATTTACCCGTTCTACGAAAATATGAATAGGAACTGGCCAAAATCTTGACACTGCCTGAAATATTAATCCTGGCTTGGGCACTAAACCTAGGGGTACATTAGTGCTTTTAAACAAGGGATGCCAGGAAAAGTCTGTGAGATCTGACACCTTGAACCACAATTGATCTACGGAAGCAGAGCTGATTTGTCGATAGGTTCTCATTAGGGAAACGCAAACTCGACGATGCTTACGGTGGAGGAATTTGGATAACCAATCTTGCACTCTTATCTCTCCTATCTACAATTTGTCTGTTTAATGGTCAGCGGTGCATCCTAGACACATTTTCATTTTCCATTTCATTGTAGAACATGGGAAGCATCTGAATATGCACAATCGGCCCTTTTCTCACCTGGGTGAACTTAATTTATTCTGATATAGTTTCTGATATAATTTTCCCAAACGATTTGTCGTTTTGATTGACGTAAAACTTCCAACTTCTGTAAAAATTGTAATCTTTAGGTTCGGGAATCTATGTTGACTAACTCGCAAACCCCCACTCTCTCAGCAGAATTATCCAAATTTCTTCCCCCCCCTGACTCTCAAACTAGAGCCAGTCAGTTCATGAAACAACTACAAGATAAAATTACTACTGAGTTAGAACTATTGGATGGTGGGAGCAAATTTACTGAAGACTCCTGGGAGCGTATAGAAGGTGGTGGTGGGCGTTCCCGCGTCTTGCGTGAAGGGGCAGTTTTTGAACAAGCTGGTGTTAATTTTTCCCAGGTTTGGGGCGATCAGCTGCCACCATCTATTTTAGTTCAGCGCCCAGAAGCTGCAGGACATGGCTTCTATGCTACTGGTACTTCCTTAGTTTTACATCCGCGTAACCCATACATACCTACTGTTCATTTGAACTATCGTTACTTTGAAGCAGGTCCGGTATGGTGGTTTGGCGGTGGTGCTGATTTAACTCCTTACTACCCTTTTGCTGAAGATCCTATTCATTTTCATCAAACTCTTAAAAATGCTTGTGATAAACATCATGTAGATTACTACCCAGTGTTTAAACGCTGGTGCGACGAATATTTCTATCTTAAACATCGGGGTGAAACCAGAGGTGTGGGAGGCATATTTTTAGATTATCAGGATGGACAGGGTGATATTTATCGAGGTCCTGATTCCCAGGGGGAAGCTGCTAACTACAGTCGAAATTTGACACCGCTACCCCGTCGTACCTGGGAACAAGTGTTTTCTCTAATCCAAGACTGTGGTCAAGCATTTATCCCAGCTTATGCACCTATTGTGCAACGTCGCCGAAATACGGAATATGGCGATCGCCAGCGTAGTTTCCAATTGTACCGTAGAGGTAGATATGTAGAATTTAACCTAGTTTATGACCGAGGTACGATTTTTGGACTACAAACTAATGGACGCACGGAGTCCATTTTAATGTCCCTACCTCCTTTGGTTCGCTGGGAGTATGGCTATCAACCACAACCAAATTCTCCCGAGTCCGAATTGTATGAAACTTTCCTCAAACCCCAAGACTGGCTCAATTGGAAGTTACAATCTAGTCATTGAGTGTATGTAGCATTGGTATGGGCTGGTATAATAATATGGCAGCAAGACAGCAGCTTTTTAATATTCCAGCCTCAATTGGTAAAAACTGCTAAAACTATTAGACAAGAATATTAACAAATATGCTCTCTATACAAGAAAAAAGCTATCAGACTAAAAGCGATGAAACTGTAATTGTTTTAGCACCAGCGGGTCGCCTTGATATTACAACTGCTTGGGAATTTAGATTAAAGTTACAGGAGTGTATTAGTAAGAAGACTTGTCATCTAGTGGTGAATTTGGGAGGAGTAGATTTTATTGATAGCTCTGGTTTAACTTCCTTGGTAGCTGGAATGCGTGATGCAAACAAGTTAAATAGAACTTTTCGCATTTGTAATATTCATCCAGATGCAAAACTCGTTTTTGAGGTCACCATGATGGATACTGTGTTTGAAATCTGTGAAACAGAAGAGGAAGCTTTTACTATTCCTTTTTGAATGCACAACTGAATCTAAGAAAGGACGGCTTTTTGTTAGAATAGGAAATAACAATACATTGCCCTTAACATTTTCCTTGTGAATAACTTCCGTACTGTCTCTGATACAAAGCGAACTTTCTATAGCCGTCATACCCGCCCCATCAACACTATTTACCGTCGGGTAGTAGAGGAATTGATGGTAGAGATGCACTTGCTGTCAGTCAATGTAGATTTTAGCTACAATTCAATCTATGCCTTAGGGGTTGTCACAACTTTTGACCGCTTTATGCAGGGCTACCAACCATCCGAGGATCTAGTATCTATTTTTAATGCCATCATTTGTGCTGTGGAGCAGGATCCCCAGGTGTATCACCAGGATGCAGCCAAGCTCAAGGCTATAGCTAGCTCTTTTTCTGTAAAAGACTTAATTGCTTGGTGCAGTCAAACTACCCCATTGGATCAAGATGCTAATCTGCAAGCGGAACTACAAGCTATAGCCCAAAATCCTAATTTTAAATACAGTCGTTTGTTGGCTATTGGTTTATTCTCCCTATTGGAATTGTCAGATCCTGAATTTGTCAAGGATGAAACTCAGCGCAATCAAACTATTGCAGTTATTGCTCAAGGTTTAAAATTGTCTGAGGATAAACTAAATAAGGATTTAGACTTATATCGTTCTAATCTTGATAAGATGGAACAAGCACTAACAGTTATGGCGGACATGCTGGCTGCGGACAGGAAAAAGCGTGACCAGCGTCAGCAGAACTCTGGTAATCCTCCTCTGGCTCCAACTAATGAATAATTAGGGGCGTCATTGACGCTGAAATTCCCCGCGTTTATGCGTGGGGAATCTCAAAATAAGAAAACTCCCCTGAACTCGTTTGGTTTACAATCTAATAAAGAGTTTCAGGGAAGCAAAAAATAGGTTTTTAAAAATCACATCTTACCTTTGGGGTACAGGTGTTTGGTGAATAGTAATAGGGGGAGAATTCCCAGCAGTTGGTGGTGTGGGAAGGGCACTTGGTGGATTCAACCCAGGATCAGCACCAGGAACCGTGGGTAAATTTAGTGGTGGTACAATCGGAGTCCCAGGAAGGTTTAGTGAATCAATCACCGGTTGAGAAGCTCCGGGGATAATTCCCAAGGACACTCGGTTTCCCCCCACTTGTCTGAGTAAATCTAATGTTTGAACCACATCATTATAGGTAGCTGTGCGAGAAGCATTCAGAACTAAAATACCCTGGGGATTTCCAGTAATATACTGTTTTAATCGCACTTCCAATTGTTCCCTGGTCACCGGATCCTTTTCAATGTAAGTTTTACCTACAGCATCAATAGTAACTGGTAAAATGTTACTTGGCTGGGAACTAGCAGCGGAGGTAGTACCTGTGGTAGCTTTGGGTAAAT is a window encoding:
- a CDS encoding Mrp/NBP35 family ATP-binding protein produces the protein MSNLLNSQSVLEVLRPVEDPELRKSLVELNMIRNVKIDGGKVSFTLVLTTPACPLREFIVEDCKKAIRNLPGVTDITVEVTAEIPQQKSLPDRTGIQGVKNIIAVSSGKGGVGKSTIAVNVAVALAQAGSKVGLLDADIYGPNDPTMLGLADAEIAVRSSENGEILEPAFNYGVKLVSMGFLIDRDQPVVWRGPMLNGVIRQFLYQVAWGEIDYLIVDMPPGTGDAQLTLSQAVPISGAVIVTTPQTVALLDSRKGLRMFQQMNVPVLGIVENMSYFIPPDQQDKQYDIFGSGGGSKTAAELQVPLLGRVPLEMSIRIGGDNGIPVVISHPDSVSAQSLKAIAQGIAAKVSIAALT
- the hemF gene encoding oxygen-dependent coproporphyrinogen oxidase; this encodes MLTNSQTPTLSAELSKFLPPPDSQTRASQFMKQLQDKITTELELLDGGSKFTEDSWERIEGGGGRSRVLREGAVFEQAGVNFSQVWGDQLPPSILVQRPEAAGHGFYATGTSLVLHPRNPYIPTVHLNYRYFEAGPVWWFGGGADLTPYYPFAEDPIHFHQTLKNACDKHHVDYYPVFKRWCDEYFYLKHRGETRGVGGIFLDYQDGQGDIYRGPDSQGEAANYSRNLTPLPRRTWEQVFSLIQDCGQAFIPAYAPIVQRRRNTEYGDRQRSFQLYRRGRYVEFNLVYDRGTIFGLQTNGRTESILMSLPPLVRWEYGYQPQPNSPESELYETFLKPQDWLNWKLQSSH
- a CDS encoding STAS domain-containing protein, with translation MLSIQEKSYQTKSDETVIVLAPAGRLDITTAWEFRLKLQECISKKTCHLVVNLGGVDFIDSSGLTSLVAGMRDANKLNRTFRICNIHPDAKLVFEVTMMDTVFEICETEEEAFTIPF
- the psb29 gene encoding photosystem II biogenesis protein Psp29 encodes the protein MNNFRTVSDTKRTFYSRHTRPINTIYRRVVEELMVEMHLLSVNVDFSYNSIYALGVVTTFDRFMQGYQPSEDLVSIFNAIICAVEQDPQVYHQDAAKLKAIASSFSVKDLIAWCSQTTPLDQDANLQAELQAIAQNPNFKYSRLLAIGLFSLLELSDPEFVKDETQRNQTIAVIAQGLKLSEDKLNKDLDLYRSNLDKMEQALTVMADMLAADRKKRDQRQQNSGNPPLAPTNE
- a CDS encoding ExbD/TolR family protein, with protein sequence MKVNLHTPIEEVQIQIIPLIDVVFCILTFFLLAALQFTRQQAINVDLPKATTGTTSAASSQPSNILPVTIDAVGKTYIEKDPVTREQLEVRLKQYITGNPQGILVLNASRTATYNDVVQTLDLLRQVGGNRVSLGIIPGASQPVIDSLNLPGTPIVPPLNLPTVPGADPGLNPPSALPTPPTAGNSPPITIHQTPVPQR